The following proteins are co-located in the Haliotis asinina isolate JCU_RB_2024 chromosome 13, JCU_Hal_asi_v2, whole genome shotgun sequence genome:
- the LOC137259927 gene encoding uncharacterized protein isoform X1 yields the protein MSQMNVQGHNISVGGQQVIHQVGAVPEKGADEEKEGNVCVGGIQVINKYASPTNDADSEVKRHSQHKVWTTACTVVKGHVVKHPVTTIIGSPGEGKTTTGYLVMNDFLKRRWRTFAPKTPQKYFSQSMVERTIVLLNDIFGTFEYDENNLKCWLPVFDDIRSHSLKSFDRKEPETDVKYIIISRDYIWREAERKLGKFINNIFKKDNIMDISTSAEAKLNLEDKLQIINVMMTEHGRELSQDVIERIITEPTPHGFPHCAELMFTLQDTREDPETFFREPLVFLKETIKLLCEDVVKRHLFCLLLKHGGDMPLYKTTEQLQDAGKDLIPDHVIDTFGVHTFQKTCDVLKGPYLQIEEDRVKFSHPSVLQSVAVNLGCDFPELLIKHCHLSVLKDILRHGFEPSERHVQVTYSIISIVVDRFAKELCNGNMIHVLSHVLLQWKEFVVKLLSHSDIPKDLPEQLHDVTGQSCLYLASSNKKNVFLEELLRKFPMTKLNLVNALFGCCEFGNSRGASYIISSIQNNFNLDKMRNKDGETFLLAAARNGYTDVCRVVLSCQNIDIANKQGDTALHLAAEQGSSDLINLLLTQVKDVDQRNHKMETALHKALLGGHLDASKKLLESGADFIKAESMGLTALHCACSTGLTEIVKILMEKGCDIHALNKRGSHAIIKAAESGHTEIVELLHNAGCSVHRSNKKGVTCLHVAGQNGHIDAVKFLLRLGCDVDARTEIGYTPLMLTASRNHVEVLKTLVENGANINAVDSLGCNSLLLAIAAISSDASLFLLERGADIHHKALLSFPKLLKSLHSQLLEGWLRNMILCILPISKVMERFLPQTTVSPLILSVITGQKDVMVNILEQGEELNGNLLHYCCEYVDIDTLNELVEAVGKYLPSVSFAFQKSVIARLKHVCVTDIAQELVQRGVDVNAFDSNGFAPLHLAAAYGLTGVLKVLLDCNNCLINSRSCKDQSTPLHVAVGNNQTDAVKLLLTQHCEVDSKDISGRSPVHLACATGSLIVLQDLLAHGADANIQDENGNTPLHYAAWENNLASVVCLMYAGNILDMQNRYSFRAVDYAYVCGNTDTGKVLEQSSPPLSLGRWLKLQILKVVFANAVVHYIMNNPLKTLCFIVSVLGCTHVFTCMLSHQ from the exons ATGTCACAGATGAATGTACAGGGGCACAACATCTCTGTTGGAGGACAACAGGTGATACACCAAGTCGGGG CAGTGCCAGAGAAGGGAGCTGATGAGGAGAAGGAGGGCAACGTTTGTGTTGGTGGTATCCAGGTCATCAATAAATATGCTTCACCTACTAATG ATGCGGATAGTGAAGTTAAGAGGCACAGTCAACACAAAGTTTGGACTACAGCATGCACTGTGGTGAAGGGGCATGTCGTCAAACACCCTGTTACCACCATCATAGGCAGTCCCGGTGAAGGAAAGACTACAACGGGTTATTTGGTGATGAACGACTTCTTGAAAAGACGATGGCGCACATTTGCCCCCAAAACACCACAGAAATACTTTTCTCAATCGATGGTTGAACGGACAATCGTTTTGTTGAATGATATTTTCGGGACATTTGaatatgatgaaaataatttgaaatgctGGCTTCCTGTATTTGATGACATAAGATCTCATAGTCTTAAAAGCTTTGACCGAAAAGAACCGGAAACTGATGTGAAGTACATCATTATAAGCAGAGACTATATTTGGAGAGAAGCAGAGCGCAAATTAGGAAAATTCATCAACAATATCTTTAAGAAGGACAATATCATGGATATCAGTACATCTGCTGAAGCTAAACTAAACCTTGAAGATAAGCTGCAAATCATCAATGTCATGATGACTGAACATGGCAGAGAACTTTCCCAAGATGTCATTGAAAGAATAATCACGGAACCCACACCACACGGGTTTCCACACTGTGCTGAGCTGATGTTTACCTTGCAAGACACACGAGAGGATCCAGAGACGTTTTTTAGAGAACCACTTGTCTTCTTGAAGGAGACAATCAAACTGTTGTGTGAGGATGTGGTAAAACGTCACCTTTTCTGTTTGCTGCTTAAACACGGTGGGGACATGCCACTTTACAAAACCACAGAACAACTACAAGATGCTGGAAAGGATTTGATCCCTGATCACGTCATTGATACCTTTGGTGTTCATACCTTCCAGAAGACATGTGATGTGTTAAAGGGACCATACCTTCAAATAGAGGAAGACAGGGTCAAGTTTTCCCACCCATCTGTGCTCCAGAGTGTAGCAGTGAATCTCGGATGTGACTTCCCTGAGTTGTTAATTAAACATTGCCATCTGAGCGTGTTAAAGGACATTCTGCGTCACGGTTTTGAACCTAGCGAGCGCCATGTCCAGGTCACATATAGCATCATCTCAATCGTGGTTGATAGATTTGCTAAGGAGCTTTGTAATGGAAACATGATACATGTTCTTTCACATGTCCTGCTGCAGTGGAAAGAGTTTGTTGTGAAATTGCTAAGTCATTCTGATATTCCAAAGGATTTGCCAGAGCAGCTTCATGACGTCACTGGCCAGTCCTGCTTGTATCTAGCATCAAGCAACAAGAAAAACGTGTTTTTAGAAGAGCTTTTGAGAAAGTTCCCAATGACTAAACTGAACTTGGTAAATGCTTTGTTTGGTTGCTGTGAGTTTGGCAACAGTCGTGGAGCCAGTTATATTATTTCATCAATCCAAAACAATTTCAATTTGGACAAAATGAGAAATAAAGATGGCGAAACATTTCTTTTAGCTGCTGCCAGGAATGGATACACCGACGTATGCAGGGTTGTCCTTTCTTGTCAAAATATTGACATTGCAAACAAACAAGGAGACACTGCTCTGCATTTAGCAGCGGAGCAAGGCAGTTCTGATCTCATAAATCTGTTGTTAACACAAGTTAAAGATGTGGATCAGAGGAATCATAAGATGGAAACAGCACTACACAAAGCATTACTTGGTGGACATCTTGACGCATCAAAGAAGCTTCTAGAAAGTGGAGCTGATTTTATCAAGGCAGAGTCAATGGGTTTGACGGCCCTTCACTGTGCCTGTTCCACAGGTTTAACAGAGATTGTTAAAATTCTGATGGAGAAAGGTTGCGACATCCATGCACTAAACAAACGTGGCAGTCATGCAATCATTAAAGCTGCTGAAAGTGGACATACGGAAATAGTAGAATTGTTACACAATGCAGGATGTAGTGTGCACAGATCTAACAAGAAAGGTGTTACTTGCCTACACGTGGCTGGTCAGAATGGTCATATAGATGCTGTCAAATTTCTCCTGAGATTAGGCTGTGATGTAGATGCTAGAACCGAGATTGGATATACGCCTCTTATGCTAACAGCTTCAAGAAACCATGTAGAAGTGCTGAAGACCTTAGTGGAAAATGGAGCCAATATAAATGCTGTGGACAGTTTAGGATGTAATTCACTTCTGCTGGCTATTGCTGCCATTTCTTCAGATGCCTCCCTGTTTCTACTTGAGAGGGGTGCAGATATACATCACAAGGCTTTACTGTCGTTTCCAAAGCTTTTAAAAAGTCTTCACTCGCAACTTTTGGAAGGATGGTTAAGAAATATGATATTATGTATCCTTCCAATTAGCAAAGTGATGGAAAGGTTTCTTCCACAAACTACTGTGTCACCTCTGATACTCTCTGTGATTACAGGTCAGAAGGACGTTATGGTAAATATTCTAGAACAAGGAGAGGAACTAAACGGAAATCTTCTACACTATTGTTGTGAATATGTGGACATAGACACCTTGAATGAACTGGTAGAGGCCGTGGGAAAATATCTACCATCCGTTTCCTTTGCGTTTCAGAAGTCCGTTATCGCCCGTTTGAAACACGTGTGTGTAACCGATATTGCTCAAGAACTAGTTCAAAGAGGAGTCGATGTCAATGCATTTGATAGCAATGGTTTTGCTCCACTGCACCTTGCAGCTGCATATGGCCTCACTGGTGTTTTGAAAGTATTGCTAGACTGTAACAATTGTTTGATCAATTCAAGATCTTGCAAGGATCAGTCAACTCCTTTACATGTAGCTGTGGGAAACAATCAGACGGATGCAGTAAAGCTGCTCCTGACGCAACATTGTGAGGTCGACAGCAAGGATATTTCAGGTCGAAGTCCAGTACATTTAGCTTGTGCGACGGGGAGCCTCATTGTTCTGCAGGACCTTCTGGCACATGGAGCTGATGCAAATATTCAGGATGAGAACGGCAACACACCCTTACACTATGCCGCCTGGGAAAATAATCTCGCCAGTGTAGTCTGTCTAATGTATGCTGGAAATATCTTGGACATGCAAAATAGGTATTCCTTCAGAGCAGTCGACTATGCATATGTTTGCGGTAACACAGACACAGGAAAGGTACTCGAACAAAGTTCCCCTCCACTGAGCCTTGGGAGATGGTTGAAACTTCAAATACTGAAAGTTGTGTTTGCAAATGCAGTTGTGCATTACATAATGAACAATCCCCTGAAAACATTGTGTTTCATAGTAAGTGTGTTAGGCTGTACTCATGTTTTTACATGCATGCTTAGTCATCAGTAA
- the LOC137259927 gene encoding uncharacterized protein isoform X2: protein MSQMNVQGHNISVGGQQVIHQVGVPEKGADEEKEGNVCVGGIQVINKYASPTNDADSEVKRHSQHKVWTTACTVVKGHVVKHPVTTIIGSPGEGKTTTGYLVMNDFLKRRWRTFAPKTPQKYFSQSMVERTIVLLNDIFGTFEYDENNLKCWLPVFDDIRSHSLKSFDRKEPETDVKYIIISRDYIWREAERKLGKFINNIFKKDNIMDISTSAEAKLNLEDKLQIINVMMTEHGRELSQDVIERIITEPTPHGFPHCAELMFTLQDTREDPETFFREPLVFLKETIKLLCEDVVKRHLFCLLLKHGGDMPLYKTTEQLQDAGKDLIPDHVIDTFGVHTFQKTCDVLKGPYLQIEEDRVKFSHPSVLQSVAVNLGCDFPELLIKHCHLSVLKDILRHGFEPSERHVQVTYSIISIVVDRFAKELCNGNMIHVLSHVLLQWKEFVVKLLSHSDIPKDLPEQLHDVTGQSCLYLASSNKKNVFLEELLRKFPMTKLNLVNALFGCCEFGNSRGASYIISSIQNNFNLDKMRNKDGETFLLAAARNGYTDVCRVVLSCQNIDIANKQGDTALHLAAEQGSSDLINLLLTQVKDVDQRNHKMETALHKALLGGHLDASKKLLESGADFIKAESMGLTALHCACSTGLTEIVKILMEKGCDIHALNKRGSHAIIKAAESGHTEIVELLHNAGCSVHRSNKKGVTCLHVAGQNGHIDAVKFLLRLGCDVDARTEIGYTPLMLTASRNHVEVLKTLVENGANINAVDSLGCNSLLLAIAAISSDASLFLLERGADIHHKALLSFPKLLKSLHSQLLEGWLRNMILCILPISKVMERFLPQTTVSPLILSVITGQKDVMVNILEQGEELNGNLLHYCCEYVDIDTLNELVEAVGKYLPSVSFAFQKSVIARLKHVCVTDIAQELVQRGVDVNAFDSNGFAPLHLAAAYGLTGVLKVLLDCNNCLINSRSCKDQSTPLHVAVGNNQTDAVKLLLTQHCEVDSKDISGRSPVHLACATGSLIVLQDLLAHGADANIQDENGNTPLHYAAWENNLASVVCLMYAGNILDMQNRYSFRAVDYAYVCGNTDTGKVLEQSSPPLSLGRWLKLQILKVVFANAVVHYIMNNPLKTLCFIVSVLGCTHVFTCMLSHQ, encoded by the exons ATGTCACAGATGAATGTACAGGGGCACAACATCTCTGTTGGAGGACAACAGGTGATACACCAAGTCGGGG TGCCAGAGAAGGGAGCTGATGAGGAGAAGGAGGGCAACGTTTGTGTTGGTGGTATCCAGGTCATCAATAAATATGCTTCACCTACTAATG ATGCGGATAGTGAAGTTAAGAGGCACAGTCAACACAAAGTTTGGACTACAGCATGCACTGTGGTGAAGGGGCATGTCGTCAAACACCCTGTTACCACCATCATAGGCAGTCCCGGTGAAGGAAAGACTACAACGGGTTATTTGGTGATGAACGACTTCTTGAAAAGACGATGGCGCACATTTGCCCCCAAAACACCACAGAAATACTTTTCTCAATCGATGGTTGAACGGACAATCGTTTTGTTGAATGATATTTTCGGGACATTTGaatatgatgaaaataatttgaaatgctGGCTTCCTGTATTTGATGACATAAGATCTCATAGTCTTAAAAGCTTTGACCGAAAAGAACCGGAAACTGATGTGAAGTACATCATTATAAGCAGAGACTATATTTGGAGAGAAGCAGAGCGCAAATTAGGAAAATTCATCAACAATATCTTTAAGAAGGACAATATCATGGATATCAGTACATCTGCTGAAGCTAAACTAAACCTTGAAGATAAGCTGCAAATCATCAATGTCATGATGACTGAACATGGCAGAGAACTTTCCCAAGATGTCATTGAAAGAATAATCACGGAACCCACACCACACGGGTTTCCACACTGTGCTGAGCTGATGTTTACCTTGCAAGACACACGAGAGGATCCAGAGACGTTTTTTAGAGAACCACTTGTCTTCTTGAAGGAGACAATCAAACTGTTGTGTGAGGATGTGGTAAAACGTCACCTTTTCTGTTTGCTGCTTAAACACGGTGGGGACATGCCACTTTACAAAACCACAGAACAACTACAAGATGCTGGAAAGGATTTGATCCCTGATCACGTCATTGATACCTTTGGTGTTCATACCTTCCAGAAGACATGTGATGTGTTAAAGGGACCATACCTTCAAATAGAGGAAGACAGGGTCAAGTTTTCCCACCCATCTGTGCTCCAGAGTGTAGCAGTGAATCTCGGATGTGACTTCCCTGAGTTGTTAATTAAACATTGCCATCTGAGCGTGTTAAAGGACATTCTGCGTCACGGTTTTGAACCTAGCGAGCGCCATGTCCAGGTCACATATAGCATCATCTCAATCGTGGTTGATAGATTTGCTAAGGAGCTTTGTAATGGAAACATGATACATGTTCTTTCACATGTCCTGCTGCAGTGGAAAGAGTTTGTTGTGAAATTGCTAAGTCATTCTGATATTCCAAAGGATTTGCCAGAGCAGCTTCATGACGTCACTGGCCAGTCCTGCTTGTATCTAGCATCAAGCAACAAGAAAAACGTGTTTTTAGAAGAGCTTTTGAGAAAGTTCCCAATGACTAAACTGAACTTGGTAAATGCTTTGTTTGGTTGCTGTGAGTTTGGCAACAGTCGTGGAGCCAGTTATATTATTTCATCAATCCAAAACAATTTCAATTTGGACAAAATGAGAAATAAAGATGGCGAAACATTTCTTTTAGCTGCTGCCAGGAATGGATACACCGACGTATGCAGGGTTGTCCTTTCTTGTCAAAATATTGACATTGCAAACAAACAAGGAGACACTGCTCTGCATTTAGCAGCGGAGCAAGGCAGTTCTGATCTCATAAATCTGTTGTTAACACAAGTTAAAGATGTGGATCAGAGGAATCATAAGATGGAAACAGCACTACACAAAGCATTACTTGGTGGACATCTTGACGCATCAAAGAAGCTTCTAGAAAGTGGAGCTGATTTTATCAAGGCAGAGTCAATGGGTTTGACGGCCCTTCACTGTGCCTGTTCCACAGGTTTAACAGAGATTGTTAAAATTCTGATGGAGAAAGGTTGCGACATCCATGCACTAAACAAACGTGGCAGTCATGCAATCATTAAAGCTGCTGAAAGTGGACATACGGAAATAGTAGAATTGTTACACAATGCAGGATGTAGTGTGCACAGATCTAACAAGAAAGGTGTTACTTGCCTACACGTGGCTGGTCAGAATGGTCATATAGATGCTGTCAAATTTCTCCTGAGATTAGGCTGTGATGTAGATGCTAGAACCGAGATTGGATATACGCCTCTTATGCTAACAGCTTCAAGAAACCATGTAGAAGTGCTGAAGACCTTAGTGGAAAATGGAGCCAATATAAATGCTGTGGACAGTTTAGGATGTAATTCACTTCTGCTGGCTATTGCTGCCATTTCTTCAGATGCCTCCCTGTTTCTACTTGAGAGGGGTGCAGATATACATCACAAGGCTTTACTGTCGTTTCCAAAGCTTTTAAAAAGTCTTCACTCGCAACTTTTGGAAGGATGGTTAAGAAATATGATATTATGTATCCTTCCAATTAGCAAAGTGATGGAAAGGTTTCTTCCACAAACTACTGTGTCACCTCTGATACTCTCTGTGATTACAGGTCAGAAGGACGTTATGGTAAATATTCTAGAACAAGGAGAGGAACTAAACGGAAATCTTCTACACTATTGTTGTGAATATGTGGACATAGACACCTTGAATGAACTGGTAGAGGCCGTGGGAAAATATCTACCATCCGTTTCCTTTGCGTTTCAGAAGTCCGTTATCGCCCGTTTGAAACACGTGTGTGTAACCGATATTGCTCAAGAACTAGTTCAAAGAGGAGTCGATGTCAATGCATTTGATAGCAATGGTTTTGCTCCACTGCACCTTGCAGCTGCATATGGCCTCACTGGTGTTTTGAAAGTATTGCTAGACTGTAACAATTGTTTGATCAATTCAAGATCTTGCAAGGATCAGTCAACTCCTTTACATGTAGCTGTGGGAAACAATCAGACGGATGCAGTAAAGCTGCTCCTGACGCAACATTGTGAGGTCGACAGCAAGGATATTTCAGGTCGAAGTCCAGTACATTTAGCTTGTGCGACGGGGAGCCTCATTGTTCTGCAGGACCTTCTGGCACATGGAGCTGATGCAAATATTCAGGATGAGAACGGCAACACACCCTTACACTATGCCGCCTGGGAAAATAATCTCGCCAGTGTAGTCTGTCTAATGTATGCTGGAAATATCTTGGACATGCAAAATAGGTATTCCTTCAGAGCAGTCGACTATGCATATGTTTGCGGTAACACAGACACAGGAAAGGTACTCGAACAAAGTTCCCCTCCACTGAGCCTTGGGAGATGGTTGAAACTTCAAATACTGAAAGTTGTGTTTGCAAATGCAGTTGTGCATTACATAATGAACAATCCCCTGAAAACATTGTGTTTCATAGTAAGTGTGTTAGGCTGTACTCATGTTTTTACATGCATGCTTAGTCATCAGTAA